In Colletotrichum higginsianum IMI 349063 chromosome 3, whole genome shotgun sequence, a genomic segment contains:
- a CDS encoding Arca-like protein, with the protein MTGRECKKGYKFRAPKHAVFRESHKWPAPPKKLKFIDETRGVELADDVDSNDSLHDSAEAEAEAEAEDASTSPGTTTVVDSTASDDRPSLQAAKAASWPLVDESHREGHRETHRGSHRGSHHGGGDAVIDEPVDPLPTPSQTSLGTFGADHLGHRAEQREHSDSVVTLPPMQSVLPPFEGIYTDRPVWPLNGRQEATLFRHYVDKLGFWLDLCDPARHFETEVPQRAGSCPILLNAIFALAARHLSLTSAYDSLASNRYHEQCLNYLIPLLDHAATVSDENLFAATIILRVLEEIDVNTLGQDTHGHLLGIHAFVNAGDRFLMPGTLTAACFWAGLRQEIYSAVINQQVVRMNLGHAIVDRSTTPGDDFVWSNRAIVHCADVLNFCFGSEAGSVLQWGQLEMANREWKNALPPSYTPIFFRERSEEEAFPEVWYQKACHIIAVQHHILAEMYLALFNPSIPRVGGGRKAAEKRLTEQIQELLRSLCGIGMCNQWSPPAMFTACMGIAIAGDRFDNRHDQEALLKMLSITEKAHARPTTAVRDQLISAWGWMDKDVMSET; encoded by the exons ATGACCGGCAGAGAATGCAAAAAGGGCTACAAGTTTCGTGCCCCGAAGCACGCCGTCTTCCGTGAAAGCCACAAGTGGCCCGCGCCGCCAAAGAAGCTCAAGTTCATCGACGAGACAAGGGGCGTCGAGcttgccgacgacgtcgacagcAACGACTCCCTGCATGACTctgccgaggccgaggcagaggcagaggcagaggacGCATCCACGTCGCCCGGCACCACGACCGTCGTCGATTCCACAGCTTCGGATGATCGTCCTTCGCTGCAagcggccaaggcggcgagctggccaCTTGTCGATGAAAGTCACCGGGAGGGCCACCGTGAGACTCACCGAGGGAGCCATCGCGGGAGCcatcatggcggcggcgatgccgtcatcgacgagccAGTTGACCCGCTGCCGACGCCATCGCAGACGTCCCTGGGCACGTTTGGTGCcgaccatctcggccatcgcgCTGAACAGCGAGAGCACTCCGACTCCGTCGTCACTCTGCCGCCCATGCAGTCCGTACTGCCGCCCTTCGAAGGCATATATACCGATCGTCCGGTGTGGCCTCTCAACGGGCGACAAGAAGCCACTCTGTTCCGGCACTATGTGGACAAGCTCGGGTTCTGG CTCGATCTGTGCGACCCCGCGAGGCACTTCGAGACCGAGGTGCCGCAACGTGCCGGGTCGTGCCCGATCCTCCTCAACGCCATCTTCGCGCTCGCAGCGAGGCATCTCAGCCTGACGAGCGCCTACGACTCGTTGGCCTCGAACCGCTACCACGAGCAGTGCCTCAACTACCTGATCCCGCTACTCGACCACGCCGCGACCGTGTCGGACGAGAACCTGTTCGCGGCGACAATCATCCTCCGTGTCCTCGAGGAGATCGACGTCAACACCCTCGGCCAGGACACCCACGGccacctcctcggcatccacGCCTTCGTCAACGCCGGAGACCGCTTCCTAATGCCCGGCACCCTGACGGCCGCCTGTTTCTGGGCGGGCCTACGCCAGGAGATATATAGCGCCGTCATCAACCAGCAGGTTGTCCGGATGAATCTCGGTCACGCCATTGTCGACCGATCCACGACCCCGGGCGATGACTTTGTCTGGTCGAACCGTGCCATTGTCCACTGCGCCGACGTCCTCAACTTCTGCTTCGGGTCCGAGGCGGGGTCGGTCTTACAATGGGGCCAGCTTGAAATGGCGAACAGGGAGTGGAAGAACGCGCTGCCACCGTCGTACACGCCCATCTTCTTCCGCGAGAGGTCCGAAGAGGAGGCTTTCCCCGAAGTATGGTACCAGAAGGCCTGCCACA TCATTGCTGTCCAGCATCACATTCTCGCCGAAATGTACCTCGCGCTGTTCAACCCGAGCATACCGCGGGTTGGCGGCGGTCGCAAGGCTGCCGAGAAGCGGCTGACAGAGCAGATCCAGGAGCTGCTACGGAGCCTCTGCGGCATCGGCATGTGCAATCAGTGGTCTCCGCCGGCTATGTTCACGGCGTGTATGGGAATCGCCATTG CTGGCGACAGATTTGACAATAGACACGACCAAGAAGCTTTGCTCAAGATGCTCAGCATCACTGAAAAGGCCCACGCGCGGcccacgacggcggtgcGGGATCAGCTGATAAGCGCATGGGGGTGGATGGACAAGGACGTCATGAGCGAGACCTGA
- a CDS encoding Inositol oxygenase, translating to MAAAVATPYIRTDGHDLEQTTDFVEEVNILKDQVNKQQEDIYEESKFDQEKDKTAFRQYEDACDRVKTFYKEQHEKQTVEYNLAAREKFAIDLTGKKPCRDEMTIWEAMEKLNTLIDNSDPDTELSQIQHLLQTAEAMRRDGKPRWMQLTGLIHDLGKLLYFYGAEGQWDVVGDTFPVGCAFDNRIVLPTTFEGNPDNTHPVYSTKHGIYEPGCGIENLMISWGHDEYMYLVCKEQSKLPREALAMIRYHSFYPWHREGAYREFMKEGDEDLLKAVLAFNPYDLYSKSDDAPTVEELKPYYMELIDEYFPTKVIKW from the exons atggctgctgctgtcgccACCCCCTACATTCGGACCGACGGTCACGACCTTGAGCAGACCACCGacttcgtcgaggaggtcaacATCCTCAAGGACCAGGTCAACAAGCAGCAAGAGGACATCTACGAGGAGTCCAAGTTCGACCaggagaaggacaagacGGCCTTCCGCCAGTACGAGGACGCTTGCGACCGCGTCAAGACCTTCTACAAGGAGCAGCACGAGAAGCAAACGGTCGAGTacaacctcgccgcccgcgaaAAGTTCGCCATCGACCTCACCGGCAAGAAGCCCTGCCGCGATGAGATGACCATCTGGGAGGCCATGGAGAAGCTCAACACACTCATCGACAACTCGGACCCCGACACCGAGCTGTCCCAGATCCAGCACCTGCTGCagaccgccgaggccatgCGCCGCGACGGCAAGCCCCGCTGGATGCAGCTCACCGGCCTGATCCACGACCTCGGCAAGCTCCTCTACTtctacggcgccgagggccagTGGGACGTCGTCGGTGACACCTTCCCCGTCGGCTGCGCCTTTGACAACCGCATCGTCCTGCCCACCACCTTCGAGGGCAACCCCGACAACACGCACCCCGTCTACAGCACCAAGCATGGCATCTACGAGCCCGGCTGCGGCATCGAGAACCTCATGATTTCTTGGGGCCATGACGAGTACATGTACCTTGTCTGCAAGGAGCAGTCCAAGCTGCCCCGCGAAGCTCTCGCCATGATCCGCTACCACTCTTTCTACCCCTGGCACCGCGAGGGCGCCTACCGCGAGTTCATGAAGGAGGGTGATGAGGACCTCCTCAAGGCTGTCCTCGCCTTCAACCCCTATGACCTGTACAGCAAGTCGGATGACGCCCCTACTGTTGAAGAGCTTAAG CCCTACTACATGGAGCTCATTGACGAGTACTTCCCCACCAAGGTCATTAAGTGGTAG
- a CDS encoding Multicopper oxidase has product MKSTLSKSVLFFLYGLAVAAPSNSGPAKRQDQQQPSDPNPSDQGPKSCNTPDNRQCWVDGFDIKTAYEENIPETGVTREYDLVLTEHTTFKAGDGMDKNSAMLINGGFPGPNIKANWGDKIKVRVVNNLRTNGTSIHWHGVRMLNNNINDGVNGITECPIPPGSSKTYEWRAEQYGSSWYHSHFSDQYANGIAGTIQIDGPTSKNYDEDLGVFSLSDWYYKSADEIRSTFTAPAAVPASDNILFNGTNVNKNGGGTHSRVTLKKGKVHKIRLINMSVDNTFSVSLVNHKMTVTGTDFVPVKPFETDSLYLSVGQRYDVLIDANQDAGKAYWFNVSFPSNRLCGTSNMNKPAAIFQYEGSSASLVPKEAGSAVTDAQCQDKTDYEPIFSVDVDSTAFSKTQDNSLDVTVDTSRTANQQRVYWKVNGQDMDIDWDEPTLSYLAKNSTDYPNQYNVFEVPNNNDWAFWVVENLFPAPHPMHLHGHDFYVLGHSEPASSGRGDGVRFNPQTDTTKLNFKNPTRRDVTTLPGRGWLVVAFKTDNPGAWLFHCHIAWHLSQGLSVQFLERAKDIPNTVKIQDIDDMCQQWDSYSKKAPFKQTDSGL; this is encoded by the exons ATGAAGTCAACGCTTTCCAAGAGCGTGCTCTTTTTCCTCTACGGTCTCGCCGTGGCAGCACCTTCCAACTCTGGCCCAGCCAAGAGGcaagaccagcagcagccatcGGACCCCAACCCGTCCGACCAGGGTCCCAAGTCGTGCAACACGCCTGACAACAGACAATGCTGGGTCGACGGATTCGACATCAAGACGGCCTACGAGGAAAATATCCCGGAAACCGGTGTGACCAGAGAG TATGACCTGGTGCTTACTGAGCACACGACATTCAAGGCTGGAGATGGCATGGATAAGAACAGCGCCATGCTGATCAATG GCGGCTTCCCGGGCCCGAATATCAAGGCAAACTGGGGCGACAAGATCAAAGTCAGAGTCGTGAACAATCTCAGAACAAATGG CACGTCGATTCACTGGCACGGCGTGAGGATGCtgaacaacaacatcaatGACGGTGTCAACGGCATCACAGAGTGCCCCATCCCGCCGGGCTCAAGCAAGACGTACGAGTGGCGTGCTGAGCAATACGGCTCGTCATG GTACCACTCTCACTTCTCGGACCAGTACGCCAACGGTATTGCCGGCACCATCCAGATCGATGGCCCGACATCCAAGAACTACGACGAGGACCTAGGcgtcttttccctctctgACTGGTACTACAAGTCGGCCGATGAGATCCGCTCGACCTTCAcggccccggccgccgtcccGGCCAGCGACAACATCCTCTTCAACGGCACCAACGTCAACAAGAACGGGGGCGGGACGCACTCGCGCGTGACTctcaagaagggcaaggtGCACAAGATCCGGCTCATCAACATGTCGGTCGACAACACCTTCTCCGTCTCGCTCGTTAACCACAagatgacggtgacgggCACTGATTTCGTGCCCGTCAAGCCGTTCGAGACCGACTCGCTGTATCTCTCGGTCGGCCAACGCTACGACGTGCTCATCGACGCCAACCAGGACGCCGGCAAGGCATACTGGTTCAACGTCTCGTTCCCCTCGAACCGTCTCTGCGGCACCTCGAACATGAACAAGCCGGCCGCCATCTTCCAGTACGAGGGGTCGTCGGCCAGCCTCGTTCCCAAGGAGGCCGGCAGTGCCGTCACGGACGCGCAGTGCCAGGACAAGACGGACTACGAGCCCATCTTcagcgtcgacgtcgactcgacgGCGTTTTCGAAGACGCAGGACAACTCGCTCGACGTGACGGTCGACACGAGCCGGACGGCAAACCAGCAGCGCGTTTACTGGAAGGTCAACGGCCAGGACATGGACATCGACTGGGACGAGCCAACGCTGTCCTACCTGGCCAAGAACAGCACCGACTACCCGAACCAGTACAACGTCTTTGAGGTGCCCAACAACAACGAT TGGGCATTCTGGGTCGTCGAGAATCTCTTCCCTGCTCCC CATCCCATGCATCTCCACGGCCACGACTTTTACGTCCTCGGCCACTCGGAGCCCGCCTCCAGCGgacgcggcgacggcgtccgcTTCAACCCGCAGACCGACACCACCAAGCTCAACTTCAAGAACCCGACGAGGCGCGATGTCACGACGCTGCCGGGGCGCGGctggctcgtcgtcgccttcaaGACGGACAACCCGGGCGCCTGGCTCTTCCACTGCCACATCGCGTGGCATCTCAGCCAGGGCCTCAGCGTCCAGTTCCTCGAGCGCGCCAAGGACATCCCCAACACGGTCAAGATCCAGGACATTGACGACATGTGCCAGCAGTGGGACTCGTACTCCAAGAAGGCCCCCTTCAAGCAGACCGACTCCGGTCTTTAA
- a CDS encoding Fungal specific transcription factor, with protein sequence MDISGNLPQASVHKKRRRPALACEQCRRRKVRCDRNLPCNTCVRSKHALCTYASHTKSAPRKSPEHGAEVPVDSMALALRCPEPILPAFQPLPSPPRRSGASSTAARTQADHRSRIRLAETPEEYPLFAPTPSSGEHSGPADFGTWQPVNGPWAPVTVTASIRADTASTPGSCPGSSSTVNSLMERVKQLEQQLSDLTVRNKGGGDVAAPECVSVPREGLKYSRGCVSKTRYFGQSHWMNAADTLYRLVNFARKFEGRKNSQLYADLEKCKKLARVIKARRTPSFASITTGQNMPSRELADVLVDIYLRTFESVHRIVHIPTFRADYERYWQNPSEATDTFVILLQLCMGIGATMYDERFTLRTLAIRWFWEGMFWLITPCEKSKMTVNGLQIRCLMHFLRHTANIGCDLSWIGAGAIVRTAMYMGLHRDPKAIVKMSPHRAEMRRRLWATILEIVLQTSIDSGCPPLISTPDYDTEPPANLDDEQLVEDAESVFPVPRDPKVHTQMTVPLALFASFTTRLAIAKRVNEFRSDTLYEETLRHSKELSASLQRMMRQLNSHPAVTSFQLRYVQFMSYRLFFALHQQIIPLALRNPVYYFSRKMTVDTALRLSEAAFLCPDKAGTGPMKPSTPSEVDFYRLIINGAGTYRSVSFQGVMTIGLELINLKEEEANNGPSMSVIGSEAQLRGVLDAVHDWSRRRIQSGETNIKGHALGVVLITHVHGLENGVIDDKIEDYFEAACQERVTECYDLLRNLAGDGVLEEGMDMPHIHDLDMDFDDGTDLLADWDWESMENNMNFGSFPDTMLL encoded by the exons ATGGACATTTCGGGAAATCTGCCCCAGGCCTCGGTGCACAAGAAGCGGCGGAGGCCCGCCTTGGCATGCGAGCAGTGCCGCCGGCGCAAAGTCCGATGCGACAGAAACCTCCCCTGCAACACCTGCGTCCGCTCCAAGCACGCTCTCTGCACGTACGCCTCACATACCAAGTCGGCACCGCGGAAGAGTCCAGAGCATGGCGCTGAAGTGCCCGTTGATTCCATGGCACTGGCTCTCAGATGTCCCGAGCCCATTCTCCCCGCATTCCAAcccttgccctcgccgccgaggcgctcgGGAGCTTCGTCCACGGCTGCCAGAACCCAGGCTGATCATCGTTCCCGAATACGGTTGGCCGAGACCCCCGAGGAATACCCCCTGTTTGCACCGACGCCCAGTTCCGGCGAGCACTCGGGCCCGGCGGACTTTGGGACGTGGCAGCCCGTCAACGGCCCTTGGGCTCCTGTCACTGTTACGGCTAGTATTCGTGCGGATACGGCGTCGACACCTGGGAGTTGCCCCGGCTCTTCGTCCACCGTCAACTCTCTCATGGAAAGGGTGAAGCAACTGGAGCAGCAACTGTCGGACCTAACCGTGAGAAACAAAGGCGGAGGTGATGTGGCGGCGCCCGAGTGCGTTTCTGTCCCTCGCGAAGGGCTGAAGTACAGTCGGGGTTGTGTAAGTAAGACTCGTTACTTTGGCCAGAGTCACTGGATGAATGCCGCCGACACT CTCTACCGCTTGGTCAACTTCGCGAGGAAGTTCGAGGGCCGGAAGAATTCTCAACTCTatgccgacctcgagaagtGCAAGAAGCTGGCACGCGTCATCAAGGCCCGCCGCACCCCCTCCTTCGCGTCCATCACCACGGGCCAGAACATGCCGTCCcgcgagctggccgacgtACTCGTCGACATCTACCTCCGCACCTTCGAGTCCGTCCACCGCATCGTCCACATCCCGACCTTCAGGGCCGACTACGAGCGGTACTGGCAGAACCCCTCCGAGGCGACCGACACCTTCGTCATCCTGCTGCAGCTATGCATGGGCATCGGCGCCACCATGTACGACGAACGCTTCACCCTCCGCACCCTTGCCATCCGGTGGTTCTGGGAGGGCATGTTCTGGCTCATCACGCCCTGCGAGAAGTCCAAGATGACCGTCAACGGTCTGCAGATCCGCTGCCTGATGCACTTCCTGCGGCACACTGCCAACATCGGCTGTGACCTCTCGTGGattggcgccggcgccatcgtccGGACCGCCATGTACATGGGCCTGCACCGCGACCCCAAGGCCATCGTCAAGATGTCCCCCCACCGCGCCGAGATGCGCCGCAGGCTCTGGGCCACCATCCTCGAGATCGTGCTGCAGACGAGCATCGACTCGGGCTGCCCGCCGTTGATATCGACCCCCGACTACGACACCGAGCCGCCCGCGaacctggacgacgagcagctggtcgaggacgccgagtccGTCTTCCCCGTGCCGAGGGACCCCAAGGTCCACACCCAGATGACGGTGCCCCTCGCCTTGTTCGCGTCTTTCACGACACGTCTCGCCATAGCCAAGCGCGTCAACGAGTTCCGTTCGGACACCCTCTACGAAGAGACGCTCCGGCACAGCAAAGAGCTGAGCGCCTCGCTGCAGAGAATGATGCGGCAGCTCAACTCCCACCCAGCCGTGACATCCTTCCAGCTTCGATACGTACAGTTCATGTCGTACCGACTGTTCTTCGCCCTCCACCAGCAGATCATCCCCTTGGCTCTGCGGAACCCGGTATACTACTTCTCTAGGAAGATGACCGTCGACACGGCCCTCCGCTTATCCGAAGCTGCCTTTTTGTGCCCGGATAAGGCAGGGACCGGGCCCATGAAACCCTCCACGCCGTCCGAGGTCGACTTTTACCGGCTGATTATCAACGGCGCCGGAACGTACCGCTCTGTCTCGTTCCAGGGTGTCATGACGATAGGTCTCGAGCTCATCAACCtcaaggaggaagaggcgaaCAACGGCCCCTCCATGTCCGTCATCGGCTCCGAGGCCCAACTgcgcggcgtcctcgacgcggtACACGACTGGTCCCGCCGACGGATCCAGTCCGGCGAGACCAACATCAAGGGtcacgccctcggcgtcgtgctCATCACCCATGTCCACGGCCTGGAGAacggcgtcatcgacgacaagatcGAGGACTACTTCGAGGCGGCGTGCCAGGAGCGGGTCACCGAGTGCTACGACCTGCTGCGAAACTTGGCCGGGGACGGCgtgctggaggaggggatggacATGCCGCACATCCACGACCTGGATATGGACTTTGACGACGGGACCGACCTGCTGGcggactgggactgggagTCGATG GAAAACAACATGAATTTTGGGAGCTTCCCGGACACGATGCTCTTGTAG